From Micromonas commoda chromosome 3, complete sequence, a single genomic window includes:
- a CDS encoding predicted protein — protein sequence MRRLPRYRTVVRREFTTWIRDTLAPIAPARSGVPITTGAAAAALEAAENERLRVRAAARRDSAIAEKLGEEKHLTLDPLISEYSVDSPEGVALMQLAEALIRTPKEAGRYMPARLIRDMLGAGNLDFLSHFGGDKSLLINASSVALSTVRGILPKHVPGGDFFDESTRGLAGKGSDAVLEVGVTRALGLMARKFTMGANIEAAARRAMRAETYNPQRSHSFDMLGEGARTYEDSARYLASYAHAAEAIQAAGFRSPQMSVKLSSLSPRFDELSRRECVPDLSSKLGSLFPIADGPNAFTVFVDAEEQNRLELTLSVVENVIRERAPPRIGVVVQAYGRRAMETLEYLRELAVRYPETKISVRLVKGAYWDAEIKQAQLLGADSYPVWTEKRQTDVSYLACASFLLENSDTLPMPAFATHNARTVADILSMVDGDMDEFTRRGCEFQRLHGMGESFDYCGLPVRVYSPVGAPNDLLAYLVRRLLENGANSSFLKRLAQGRDDLMNVDVLCEREPEVSTVIGTPVVVAEESSGHPNFPAAFAAQKAYGPAFKPLVCTGEDSLAELTARLGTFRPNTAKASDTIRSRATVLRKAADIVERDSVAMSKMIMEEAGKTLVDAVNEVRELVDFLRFYANQAETHLADPKRLRTVTGESCLLQAQPRGPWLCVGPFNFPFAIVGGLASSAFVAGNPVVIKPHPSTPRCAAALVDVLLEAGAPEGSLEVVVDGPLPEGSRGAREGQSDAGAALVSSGEFAGVSFVGSTRTAAKINHALALNSVEKRAPLARLVAETGGLNVLVADSSALPEQVCDAVLASFAQSAGQRCSSARILVVDNGCKNELTRMIQGGLSAMRVSKNNFDLSTDVGPLISEVAADKARAHCDALESGGAKMLARTIGEDDGALFHPRVYDLNPQPGSDPVAGLNLLEDEVFAPVLHVVTYDGSQAELERVIEAVNRKGYALTGGVMTRCESTKALVTNKLDCGNFYINRDVVGAVVESQPFGGHGLSGNGVKAGSEGYLEQFVAHKVICEDTTAAGGNVELMRTTT from the exons ATGCGACGGCTTCCCCGGTACCGCACGGTGGTCCGGAGGGAGTTCACGACTTGGATTCGCGACACactcgcgccgatcgcgcccgcgcgatctG GAGTCCCCATCACGacaggcgccgccgcggccgcgctggaggctgcggagaacGAGCGGCTAAGGGTcagggccgcggcgcgtcgcgactcggccatcgccgagaagctcggcgagga GAAGCATCTCACCCTCGATCCGCTCATCAGCGAGTACTCGGTCGATTcccccgagggcgtcgccctcatgcagctcgccgaggcgctcatccGGACGCCCAAGGAGGCTGGACGGTACATGCCCGCGCGGCTTATCCGCGACATGCTCGGCGCCGGTAACCTCGATTTTTTATCCCACTTCGGCGGCGATAAGAGCTTGCTCATCAACGCCAGCAGCGTCGCGCTGTCCACCGTCCGCGGCATACTCCCCAAGCACGTCCCGGGCGGCGACTTCTTCGACGAGTCCACGAGGGGTTTGGCCGGGAAGGGaagcgacgccgtcctcgaggtcgGCGTCACCAGGGCTCTGGGCCTCATGGCCCGCAAGTTCACCATGGGCGCCAAcatcgaggccgccgcgcgccgcgccatGCGTGCGGAGACGTACAACCCCCAACGATCGCACTCCTTCGACATgctgggcgagggcgccagGACGTATGAGGACAGCGCGCGGTACCTGGCATCGTACGCGcacgcggccgaggcgatTCAGGCGGCAGGGTTCAGGTCGCCCCAGATGAGCGTCAAGCTATCGTCGCTGTCGCCGAGGTTCGACGAGCTGTCCAGGCGCGAGTGCGTCCCGGATCTGTCCTCCAAGCTCGGGTCGCTGTTCCCAATCGCTGACGGCCCCAACGCGTTCACCGTGTTtgtggacgccgaggagcagAACCGCCTGGAGCTGACcctctccgtcgtcgagaaCGTGATCAgggagcgcgcgcctccgcgtaTTGGGGTGGTCGTGCAGGCGTACGGTCGCAGGGCGATGGAAACCTTGGAGTACCTGCGCGAGCTGGCTGTGAGGTACCCCGAGACCAAGATCAGCGTCCGGCTGGTTAAGGGGGCGTACTGGGACGCAGAGATCAAGCAGGCACAGCTCCTGGGCGCTGATTCGTACCCGGTCTGGACGGAGAAGAGGCAGACGGACGTGAGCTacctcgcgtgcgcctccTTCCTCCTGGAAAACTCCGACACGCTCCCCATGCCCGCCTTTGCGACGCACAACGCGCGAACGGTGGCTGATATTCTGTCCatggtcgacggcgacatgGACGAGTTCACCAGACGCGGGTGCGAGTTCCAGAGGCTGCACGGCATGGGCGAGTCGTTCGACTACTGCGGATTGCCCGTTCGGGTGTACTCTCCCGTGGGTGCGCCCAACGACCTGCTCGCGTATTTGGTGCGGCGGCTCCTCGAGAATGGCGCAAATTCCAGCTTCCTCAAGAGGCTAGCGcaggggcgcgacgacctGATGAACGTGGACGTCCTGTGCGAGCGGGAGCCCGAGGTGTCCACCGTGATAggcacccccgtcgtcgtcgccgaggagagtTCGGGG CACCCCAACttcccggcggcgttcgcggcgcaaAAGGCGTACGGTCCCGCGTTCAAACCTCTGGTTTGCACCGGCGAGGACAGTCTCGCCGAGTTGACGGCTCGTCTGGGTACCTTCAGGCCCAACACCGCCAAGGCGAGCGACACGATCAGGTCCCGCGCGACCGTCTTGAGGAAAGCTGCCGAcatcgtcgagcgcgatTCGGTCGCCATGTCCAAGATGATCATGGAGGAGGCCGGTAAGAccctcgtggacgcggtgaacgagGTGCGCGAACTCGTGGACTTTTTACGCTTCTACGCCAACCAGGCGGAGACGCATCTGGCCGACCCCAAGCGCCTCAGGACCGTCACCGGCGAATCCTGCCTGCTCCAGGCGCAGCCCCGCGGGCCTTGGCTGTGCGTCGGGCCGTTCAACTTCCCgttcgccatcgtcggcggcctcgcgtcctcggcgttcgTCGCTGGCAACCCCGTGGTGATCAAGCCCCATCCGTCGACCCCTAGATGCGCTGCTGCGCTTGtggacgtcctcctcgaagcCGGCGCGCCCGAAGGTTCGCTCGAAGTGGTTGTCGACGGACCGTTACCGGAGGggtcgcggggcgcgcgagagggtcagtccgacgcgggagccgcgctcGTGTCGTCCGGCGAGTTCGCGGGAGTGTCCTTCGTGGGTTccacccgcaccgccgccaagaTCAACCACGCACTGGCGCTCAACTCCGTGGAGAAGagggcgccgctcgccagGCTCGTCGCAGAGACTGGCGGCCTCAACGTCCTCGTAGCTGACTCATCGGCGCTCCCCGAGCAGGTgtgcgacgcggtgctcgcgtccttcgcccAGTCCGCGGGGCAGAGGTGTTCATCCGCGAGGATCCTCGTGGTGGATAACGGGTGCAAGAACGAGCTGACCAGGATGATCCAGGGCGGCCTGTCCGCCATGCGTGTCTCCAAGAACAATTTCGACCTCTCCACTGACGTCGGCCCGCTCATCTcggaggtcgccgccgacaaggcgagggcgcactgtgacgcgctcgagtccggcggcgccaagaTGCTCGCCCGCAcgatcggcgaggacgatggCGCCCTGTTCCATCCTAGGGTGTACGACCTCAACCCGCAGCCCGGTTCCGATCCCGTCGCGGGTCTTAACCTCCTGGAGGATGAGGTGTTTGCGCCAGTGCTCCACGTGGTCACGTACGACGGCTCTCAGGCTGAGCTCGAACGAGTGATCGAGGCTGTCAACAGGAAGGGATACGccctcaccggcggcgtcatgACCCGCTGCGAGTCCACCAAGGCGCTCGTCACCAACAAGCTGGACTGCGGCAACTTTTACATCAACCGCGACGTCGTTGGCGCGGTGGTTGAGTCCCAGCCTTTCGGCGGGCACGGCCTATCCGGCAACGGCGTCAAGGCTGGCTCAGAAGGGTACCTCGAGCAATTCGTCGCGCACAAG